In Sciurus carolinensis chromosome 17, mSciCar1.2, whole genome shotgun sequence, one genomic interval encodes:
- the LOC124969034 gene encoding olfactory receptor 7E24-like produces METRNQTAVSEFLVLGLTDDPALQRIIFTLFLSMYLVTVLGNLLNILTVSSYSHLRTPMYFLLSNLSFSDMCFSTTTIPKMLVNIQRQSKTIGYTGCLRQIGFVLIFTALESTLLAVMAYDHYVAICCPLRYFVIMNPHFCVLLILLSLSISIVDGLLHSLMMKETVFLREFPVRIPAASVTREAFLHVVGELVQPWMELILGALISRSGLGSNTSISDKCPGDATTAVDQGIVCITVESSLLYTGFLSTIKPRNRVMVSEFLLLGLTENPNLQSLLFSLFLSMYLVTILGNLLIILAFISDSHPAVSV; encoded by the exons ATGGAAACCAGAAACCAAACAGCTGTTTCAGAATTCCTTGTCTTGGGACTGACAGATGATCCGGCCCTGCAGCGTATCATCTTTActctgttcctgtccatgtacctggtcacagtgcttgggaacctgctcaacATCCTGACTGTCAGCTCTTACTCCCACCTCCGcacccccatgtacttcctcctctccaacctgtccttctCTGACATGTGTTTCAGCACCACCACAATCCCCAAGATGCTGGTAAATATTCAGAGACAGAGTAAGACCATCGGTTACACAGGCTGCCTGAGGCAGATTGGCTTTGTCCTGATTTTTACTGCATTGGAAAGCACTCTCCTTGCTGTAATGGCTTATGaccactatgtggccatctgctgTCCACTCAGGTATTTCGTCATCATGAATCCCCACTTTTGTGTCCTGCTGATTCTCTTGTCCTTGTCCATTAGCATTGTGGATGGCCTGTTGCACAGTCTGATGATG AAGGAGACGGTGTTCCTCAGGGAGTTTCCAGTAAGGATACCTGCTGCTTCTGTTACCAG AGAAGCATTTCTCCACGTTGTAGGAGAGCTTGTTCAGCCATGGATGGAGCTCATCCTTGGAGCTTTGATCAGTAGATCAGGATTGGGTTCCAACACCAGCATTTCTGACAAATGCCCAGGCGATGCCACCACTGCTGTGGACCAAGGGATTGTCTGTATTACTGTAGAGTCGTCCCTGCTTTACACTGGATTCCTTAGTACCATAAAACCCAGAAACCGAGTAATGGtttcagaattccttctcctgGGACTGACAGAGAACCCAAACCTGCAGTCCCTCCTCTTCAGCCTGTTCCTGTCTATGTACTTGGTCACAatcctggggaacctgctcatcatcctggccttCATCTCTGACTCCCACCCTGCTGTCTCtgtataa